In Callospermophilus lateralis isolate mCalLat2 chromosome 18, mCalLat2.hap1, whole genome shotgun sequence, one DNA window encodes the following:
- the N4bp1 gene encoding NEDD4-binding protein 1 isoform X2 gives MAARAVLDEFTAPAEKAALLERSRGRIEGLFGVSLAVLGALGAEEPLPARIWLQLRGVQEAVHSAKEYIKGICEPELEEREYYPKAMHCIFVGAQSLFLKSLIQDTCADLCVLDIGLLGIRGSAEAVVMARSHIQQFVKLFENNENLPSSQKESEVKREFKQFVEAHADNFTMDLLILPTSLKKELLTLTQGEENLFKTGDDDVIEIRDAQHTEFTQNAATGLNISRDEIVLQEDERNKAGTPVSELTKQMDTVFSSSPDVLFVPVNGLSPDEEALSKERICHKRRFSDSEERHTKKQFSLENVQEGELLHDDKTSSGSVIIDLSDSSTDSENLSPDVKDTTEEMEYNILVNFFKTMGYSQEIVEKVIREFGPSTEPLLLLEEIEKENKRFQENREFSPSTTDTNKTKSKGVCSSINELTTDSTPKKTQSHTQQNTVEKFSQLPFKVEVTGVQRFRDTLKVPYKLELKNEPGRMDLKHIVIDGSNVAITHGLKKFFSCRGIAIAVEYFWKLGNRNITVFVPQWRTRRDPNVTEQHFLTQLQELGILSLTPARMVFGERIASHDDRFLLHLADKTGGIIVTNDNFREFVTESVSWREIITKRLLQYTFVGDIFMVPDDPLGRSGPRLEEFLRKEVFLRDMQPLLNALPNVGMFDPSFRIPGTQAASTSHQPPGRIQGASPSHWLPQQSHFPLLPNLPSVPQNLPMPAQRSSAETSELREALLKIFPDSEQRLKIDQILVAHPYMKDLNALSAMVLD, from the exons GAATATATCAAAGGAATCTGTGAACCTGAACTAGAAGAAAGAGAATATTATCCCAAGGCCATGCACTGCATTTTTGTTGGGGCACAGAGCCTGTTTCTGAAGAGCTTGATTCAGGATACTTGTGCTGACCTCTGTGTTCTTGATATTGGTCTTCTTGGTATCAGAGGAAGTGCTGAGGCTGTAGTTATGGCCAGGAGTCACATTCAGCAATTTGTAAAGCTCTTTGAGAATAATGAGAACCTACCCAGTAGTCAGAAAGAATCAGAGGTGAAAAGGGAATTTAAACAATTTGTTGAAGCCCATGCAGATAATTTTACAATGGATTTGTTGATTTTGCCcacttccttaaaaaaagaacttttgactCTCACACAAGGTGAGGAAAATCTATTTAAAACAGGAGATGATGATGTTATTGAAATTAGAGATGCTCAACATACAGAGTTTACACAGAATGCTGCCACAGGACTGAATATTTCTAGAGATGAAATTGTTTTGCAggaagatgaaagaaataaagctGGGACTCCTGTTTCTGAGCTTACAAAACAAATGGACACTGTCTTTTCTAGTTCACCAGATGTGCTTTTTGTTCCTGTAAATGGCCTAAGCCCAGATGAAGAGGCACTTTCCAAAGAGAGAATTTGTCACAAAAGGAGATTTTCTGATTCTGAGGAAAGGCataccaagaagcaattttctttagaaaatgttCAAGAAGGAGAACTTTTACACGATGATAAGACATCCTCTGGAAGTGTAATCATTGACCTATCTGATTCTTCTACTGATTCTGAAAATTTAAGTCCAGATGTAAAAGACACTACTGAGGAAATGGAATACAATATCCtcgtaaatttttttaaaaccatgGGCTATTCTCAAGAAATTGTTGAAAAGGTCATTAGGGAGTTTGGGCCTTCTACCGAACCATTATTGCTCttggaggaaatagaaaaagaaaacaaaaggtttCAAGAAAACAGAGAATTTTCACCTAGTACTACAGACACCAACAAAACCAAAAGTAAAGGTGTTTGTAGCAGCATTAATGAGCTCACAACAGATTCCACTCCAAAGAAAACACAGAGTCACACTCAGCAAAATACGGTAGAAAAATTTTCTCAGTTACCATTCAAAGTAGAAG TTACAGGGGTTCAAAGGTTTCGAGATACTCTGAAAGTACCCTACAAGCTGGAATTAAAAAACGAACCAGGGAGAATGGACTTGAAGCATATTGTTATAGATGGAAGCAATGTTGCAATTAC CCATGGTCTAAAAAAGTTTTTCTCTTGTCGTGGAATTGCAATTGctgttgaatatttttggaagcttggcaaccgaaaCATTACTGTGTTTGTTCCTCAGTGGAGAACAAGGCGTGATCCTAATGTCACAG AGCAGCACTTCTTAACCCAGCTCCAGGAGCTTGGAATATTATCTTTAACTCCTGCCCGGATGGTGTTTGGAGAAAGAATTGCTTCTCATGATGACAG GTTTCTGCTACACTTAGCGGACAAAACTGGTGGCATAATTGTAACAAATGATAACTTCAGAGAATTTGTGACTGAGTCAGTCTCTTGGCGAGAAATTATTACAAAAAG ATTGCTTCAGTATACATTCGTGGGGGACATATTTatggttcctgatgatcctcttgGAAGAAGTGGACCTCGATTAGAAGAATTTCTTCGGAAAGAGGTCTTTCTTAG AGATATGCAACCCCTGCTCAACGCCCTGCCGAACGTGGGCATGTTTGACCCCAGCTTCAGGATTCCTGGCACCCAGGCAGCCAGCACCAGCCACCAGCCTCCAGGCCGGATTCAGGGAGCCTCTCCAAGCCACTGGCTTCCTCAGCAGTCCCACTTTCCGCTCCTGCCAAACCTGCCCAGTGTCCCGCAGAACCTGCCCATGCCAGCACAGAGGTCTTCTGCAGAAACCAGCGAGCTAAGGGAAGCCCTGCTGAAGATCTTTCCTGATTCTGAGCAAAgactgaaaattgaccagatcttGGTAGCCCATCCATACATGAAAGATCTAAATGCGCTTTCTGCCATGGTGTTAGATTGA
- the N4bp1 gene encoding NEDD4-binding protein 1 isoform X1, which yields MAARAVLDEFTAPAEKAALLERSRGRIEGLFGVSLAVLGALGAEEPLPARIWLQLRGVQEAVHSAKEYIKGICEPELEEREYYPKAMHCIFVGAQSLFLKSLIQDTCADLCVLDIGLLGIRGSAEAVVMARSHIQQFVKLFENNENLPSSQKESEVKREFKQFVEAHADNFTMDLLILPTSLKKELLTLTQGEENLFKTGDDDVIEIRDAQHTEFTQNAATGLNISRDEIVLQEDERNKAGTPVSELTKQMDTVFSSSPDVLFVPVNGLSPDEEALSKERICHKRRFSDSEERHTKKQFSLENVQEGELLHDDKTSSGSVIIDLSDSSTDSENLSPDVKDTTEEMEYNILVNFFKTMGYSQEIVEKVIREFGPSTEPLLLLEEIEKENKRFQENREFSPSTTDTNKTKSKGVCSSINELTTDSTPKKTQSHTQQNTVEKFSQLPFKVEGKPCTSNCKINTFRTVPIEQKREIWGSNQNYVCNIDLETDGRLPSAPSSPKDVNFVSRGASSHHPRIPVFPENGFQQQAETLLSNNMKSACEKRPGHCSSPQSKPNCPPLSPPMPLPQLLPSVTDARLAGPSDHIDSSVTGVQRFRDTLKVPYKLELKNEPGRMDLKHIVIDGSNVAITHGLKKFFSCRGIAIAVEYFWKLGNRNITVFVPQWRTRRDPNVTEQHFLTQLQELGILSLTPARMVFGERIASHDDRFLLHLADKTGGIIVTNDNFREFVTESVSWREIITKRLLQYTFVGDIFMVPDDPLGRSGPRLEEFLRKEVFLRDMQPLLNALPNVGMFDPSFRIPGTQAASTSHQPPGRIQGASPSHWLPQQSHFPLLPNLPSVPQNLPMPAQRSSAETSELREALLKIFPDSEQRLKIDQILVAHPYMKDLNALSAMVLD from the exons GAATATATCAAAGGAATCTGTGAACCTGAACTAGAAGAAAGAGAATATTATCCCAAGGCCATGCACTGCATTTTTGTTGGGGCACAGAGCCTGTTTCTGAAGAGCTTGATTCAGGATACTTGTGCTGACCTCTGTGTTCTTGATATTGGTCTTCTTGGTATCAGAGGAAGTGCTGAGGCTGTAGTTATGGCCAGGAGTCACATTCAGCAATTTGTAAAGCTCTTTGAGAATAATGAGAACCTACCCAGTAGTCAGAAAGAATCAGAGGTGAAAAGGGAATTTAAACAATTTGTTGAAGCCCATGCAGATAATTTTACAATGGATTTGTTGATTTTGCCcacttccttaaaaaaagaacttttgactCTCACACAAGGTGAGGAAAATCTATTTAAAACAGGAGATGATGATGTTATTGAAATTAGAGATGCTCAACATACAGAGTTTACACAGAATGCTGCCACAGGACTGAATATTTCTAGAGATGAAATTGTTTTGCAggaagatgaaagaaataaagctGGGACTCCTGTTTCTGAGCTTACAAAACAAATGGACACTGTCTTTTCTAGTTCACCAGATGTGCTTTTTGTTCCTGTAAATGGCCTAAGCCCAGATGAAGAGGCACTTTCCAAAGAGAGAATTTGTCACAAAAGGAGATTTTCTGATTCTGAGGAAAGGCataccaagaagcaattttctttagaaaatgttCAAGAAGGAGAACTTTTACACGATGATAAGACATCCTCTGGAAGTGTAATCATTGACCTATCTGATTCTTCTACTGATTCTGAAAATTTAAGTCCAGATGTAAAAGACACTACTGAGGAAATGGAATACAATATCCtcgtaaatttttttaaaaccatgGGCTATTCTCAAGAAATTGTTGAAAAGGTCATTAGGGAGTTTGGGCCTTCTACCGAACCATTATTGCTCttggaggaaatagaaaaagaaaacaaaaggtttCAAGAAAACAGAGAATTTTCACCTAGTACTACAGACACCAACAAAACCAAAAGTAAAGGTGTTTGTAGCAGCATTAATGAGCTCACAACAGATTCCACTCCAAAGAAAACACAGAGTCACACTCAGCAAAATACGGTAGAAAAATTTTCTCAGTTACCATTCAAAGTAGAAGGTAAGCCTTGTACCTCAAATTGCAAAATTAATACCTTCAGAACAGTGCCAATAGAACAGAAACGTGAAATCTGGGGTTCAAACCAGAACTATGTTTGTAACATAGACCTTGAAACTGATGGCCGTTTACCCTCTGCTCCTTCAAGTCCCAAAGACGTCAATTTTGTTTCAAGGGGAGCTTCAAGTCACCACCccagaattccagtttttcctgaAAATGGTTTTCAACAGCAGGCAGAAACCTTGCTTTCAAATAATATGAAATCTGCCTGTGAAAAACGTCCAGGACATTGTAGCTCTCCTCAGTCTAAGCCAAATTGTCCACCCCTTTCTCCACCAATGCCACTGCCGCAGCTATTACCTTCAGTTACTGATGCAAGATTGGCAGGACCTTCTGATCATATTGATTCCTCAGTTACAGGGGTTCAAAGGTTTCGAGATACTCTGAAAGTACCCTACAAGCTGGAATTAAAAAACGAACCAGGGAGAATGGACTTGAAGCATATTGTTATAGATGGAAGCAATGTTGCAATTAC CCATGGTCTAAAAAAGTTTTTCTCTTGTCGTGGAATTGCAATTGctgttgaatatttttggaagcttggcaaccgaaaCATTACTGTGTTTGTTCCTCAGTGGAGAACAAGGCGTGATCCTAATGTCACAG AGCAGCACTTCTTAACCCAGCTCCAGGAGCTTGGAATATTATCTTTAACTCCTGCCCGGATGGTGTTTGGAGAAAGAATTGCTTCTCATGATGACAG GTTTCTGCTACACTTAGCGGACAAAACTGGTGGCATAATTGTAACAAATGATAACTTCAGAGAATTTGTGACTGAGTCAGTCTCTTGGCGAGAAATTATTACAAAAAG ATTGCTTCAGTATACATTCGTGGGGGACATATTTatggttcctgatgatcctcttgGAAGAAGTGGACCTCGATTAGAAGAATTTCTTCGGAAAGAGGTCTTTCTTAG AGATATGCAACCCCTGCTCAACGCCCTGCCGAACGTGGGCATGTTTGACCCCAGCTTCAGGATTCCTGGCACCCAGGCAGCCAGCACCAGCCACCAGCCTCCAGGCCGGATTCAGGGAGCCTCTCCAAGCCACTGGCTTCCTCAGCAGTCCCACTTTCCGCTCCTGCCAAACCTGCCCAGTGTCCCGCAGAACCTGCCCATGCCAGCACAGAGGTCTTCTGCAGAAACCAGCGAGCTAAGGGAAGCCCTGCTGAAGATCTTTCCTGATTCTGAGCAAAgactgaaaattgaccagatcttGGTAGCCCATCCATACATGAAAGATCTAAATGCGCTTTCTGCCATGGTGTTAGATTGA